In Coleofasciculus chthonoplastes PCC 7420, the following proteins share a genomic window:
- a CDS encoding restriction endonuclease subunit S — MSEHPLSWIGVTLGDLLRFNYGKSLPERARSGAGFPVYGSNGIVGYHDEPLTDGETLIIGRKGSVGEVHFSPGACFPIDTTYYVDQFHGMPTRYWFYQLKNLGLSELDKATAIPSLNRKDAYRVQIHLSPLNEQKRIADKLDALLARVDACRDRLIRVSFIIQQLRQAILTDGISGKITQYWSKNNAENLAYNHQNIVGKLSDFADVIDPNPSHRYPSYKGGTIPILATEQMSGLNDWDTSSAKLIKYDFYEARKAAHDFLNDDIIFARKGRLGLARNPPQNIRYVFSHTVFIIRVKADNILPSYLLWFLRQEFCIDWLLSEMNSNAGVPTLGKSVMERLPITIPDYAEQQEIVQCIEKLYAYADRIEARYQNALTRVEQLTPTLLSKAFRGELVPQDPDDEPVSVLLERIRAERAAQPNKPKRVVNRSKSNMTKISSQSLTKLIHQLPNNTFSFDELYSDINKKMSGDYDSIKDILFTLLDESEPSIIQIFDSETKAMRFMRRYQ, encoded by the coding sequence ATGAGTGAGCATCCACTATCTTGGATTGGGGTAACTTTAGGTGATCTTCTACGTTTTAATTACGGAAAGTCGCTACCTGAGCGTGCCAGAAGTGGTGCTGGTTTTCCTGTTTATGGCTCAAATGGGATCGTTGGTTATCACGATGAACCCTTAACTGATGGGGAAACGCTAATCATCGGTAGAAAGGGAAGTGTTGGAGAAGTGCATTTTTCGCCTGGAGCTTGTTTCCCGATTGATACTACTTACTATGTGGATCAGTTTCATGGTATGCCAACACGATATTGGTTTTATCAACTCAAAAATCTTGGTTTGAGCGAGTTGGATAAAGCTACTGCAATACCAAGTCTTAATCGTAAAGATGCTTACCGTGTACAAATTCATCTCTCCCCCCTCAATGAGCAAAAACGTATTGCTGATAAACTCGATGCGTTGTTGGCGCGGGTGGATGCGTGTCGCGATAGACTGATTCGTGTGTCGTTTATTATCCAACAATTGCGACAGGCTATTCTTACCGATGGAATATCAGGAAAAATTACGCAATATTGGTCTAAAAACAATGCAGAAAATTTAGCTTATAATCATCAAAATATTGTTGGAAAGCTGTCTGATTTTGCCGATGTAATTGATCCGAATCCTTCGCACCGATATCCATCCTACAAAGGTGGAACAATTCCAATTCTTGCAACGGAGCAAATGTCTGGATTAAACGATTGGGATACTTCATCTGCAAAATTGATAAAATATGATTTTTACGAAGCGAGAAAAGCAGCTCATGACTTCTTAAATGATGATATTATTTTCGCTCGAAAAGGACGTTTAGGTCTTGCCCGTAATCCTCCCCAAAATATTCGTTATGTATTCAGCCATACAGTTTTTATCATCAGAGTAAAAGCTGACAACATATTACCTTCTTATCTTCTTTGGTTTCTTCGTCAAGAATTTTGCATTGATTGGCTTCTATCAGAGATGAATAGTAATGCAGGAGTTCCTACATTGGGTAAATCAGTGATGGAACGTTTGCCCATTACAATTCCAGATTACGCAGAGCAACAGGAAATTGTTCAATGTATCGAAAAGCTGTATGCCTATGCAGATCGCATTGAAGCTCGCTATCAAAATGCCCTTACACGAGTCGAGCAGCTAACACCTACTTTGTTGTCTAAAGCATTTCGTGGTGAGTTAGTGCCACAAGATCCCGATGATGAACCCGTTTCAGTGCTACTTGAGCGCATTCGCGCCGAACGTGCAGCACAACCGAATAAACCAAAGAGAGTTGTCAATCGCAGTAAATCCAATATGACCAAGATATCTAGTCAATCGCTAACAAAGCTCATTCATCAACTCCCTAACAATACATTTTCTTTTGATGAATTGTATAGTGATATAAATAAAAAAATGAGTGGAGATTATGATTCAATTAAAGATATATTATTTACATTGCTTGATGAATCTGAGCCAAGCATTATCCAGATCTTTGATTCAGAAACGAAGGCAATGCGTTTTATGAGGAGGTATCAATGA